In the genome of Pseudorasbora parva isolate DD20220531a chromosome 10, ASM2467924v1, whole genome shotgun sequence, one region contains:
- the pla2g4f.2 gene encoding cytosolic phospholipase A2 delta, with protein MTTMLKKEFMPYWNLSVTVLRGKFNQSYDILSKCDCYVVLKLPTACACCHRTKTVNNTDAPKWNEMFRFRVYSGVKNILEFHIFDADVFTKDDYCSTILFDINNLTPGQKQTKCFISDDKKKSELWVEFEMTESSEKPAPYLSNGVLMAGPFCALDVKVQKRLKTNAEKSMVLKLRGAYKEDCMIPGSVENPSGTQTLCYYINRDLETEFSLIPPKAVTEVNGTNPKTVDVLSSVSIKSLPAKQQIKLSMPVGQGEVDLQLSTAESRYDEKLDVRLDFDIPVEEKSFLVKRRIVVSQALQKALNLSSAPEPSKVPLVAVVCSGGGSRAMIGTLGALRALQKLQLLDAVSYITGVSGSTWTMASLYGDPNWSNNDLNGVMESIKKELSKSVFSVFSPEQLHHYKEKMEECAKEGHLVSLIDMWGLAIEYLMQGKKKMGTLSDQQMALSKGQNPLPIYTALNMKNGKTGSVIETEWCEFTPYEVGFTKYGAFIPAQNFGSEYYLGRMVKKLPEIGIYSLLGIWSSVFSLSLTQLWSIVTGVVPSWASKIGEEVNNTDTDNKPTTSDTLQVSPMTDMAKKLSNFLTSRPVISQAFNFLRGFSLHRNYCENCDFTAHKDTHPDAFPNSLTPADATLGLVDSAFVLKSGFPPVLRSNRHADIILSLNYAWDSDHFKAIKQIQEYCADRKIPFPKIDYKKLGSEPIREVYVFEDKDNPDAPIVLHFPLINASFKQFKAPGVKREGKAEMKEGDINIDFSTFCQFATHNLTYQPKDFQKLANLTTYNILNNKDIILNTLNEVLKRNTEKTPVTKSSKI; from the exons ATGACGACAATGCTGAAG AAAGAGTTCATGCCGTACTGGAACCTGAGTGTTACAGTGTTGCGGGGAAAATTCAACCAGTCATATGACATTT TGTCTAAATGTGACTGCTACGTCGTCTTAAAGTTACCAACGGCCTGTGCCTGCTGCCATCGCACCAAGACAGTAAATAATACTGATGCTCCAAAATGGAACGAAATGTTTCGTTTCAGAGTGTACAGCGGTGTCAAG AACATTCTGGAATTCCACATTTTTGATGCGGACGTATTCACGAAAGATGACTACTGCTCCACCATCCTATTCGACATTAATAACCTCACACCAGGACAAAAGCAAACAAAATGCTTTATTTCAGATGATAAG AAAAAGAGTGAGCTTTGGGTGGAGTTTGAAATGACAGAGAG ctcTGAGAAGCCTGCACCATACCTCTCTAATGGAGTGCTGATG GCAGGCCCATTCTGTGCATTGGACGTGAAGGTGCAAAAACGTCTAAAGACTAATG CGGAGAAGAGCATGGTGTTAAAACTGCGAGGCGCATATAAGGAAGACTGTATGATCCCGGGCTCTGTGGAAAACCCCAGCGGCACACAGACGCTATGCTACTACATCAACAGAGACCTGGAGACTGAATTTAGTCTCATCCCACCAAAA GCTGTGACAGAAGTGAATGGGACAAATCCAAAGACTGTAGATGTTCTGTCATCAGTCTCTATTAAATCATTACCAGCCAAACAGCAGATTAAACTCTCCATGCCTGTCGGACAG GGTGAAGTGGATCTGCAGCTAAGCACAGCAGAGAGCCG CTATGATGAAAAGTTGGATGTGCGTCTGGATTTTGATATTCCAGTGGAAGAAAAGAGTTTTCTGGTGAAGAGACGAATAGTCGTGTCACAAGCTCTACAGAAAGCTCTGAATCTCAGCTCTGCACCTGAGCCCAGCAAG GTCCCATTGGTGGCTGTGGTGTGTTCAGGGGGCGGGAGCAGAGCAATGATTGGCACATTGGGAGCCCTAAGAGCCCTGCAAAAACTCCAACTTCTTGATGCGGTCAGCTACATCACAGGGGTTTCTGGCTCCACCTG GACTATGGCTTCTCTCTATGGTGACCCTAACTGGTCAAACAATGACCTAAATGGGGTTATGGAGTCTATAAAGAAGGAGCTCTCTAAAAGTGTGTTCAGTGTATTTTCCCCTGAGCAGCTACATCATTACAAAGAGAAGATGGAAGAGTGCGCAAAAGAGGGACATCTCGTATCTCTCATCGACATGTGGGGTCTGGCTATAGAGTATCTCATGCAAGGGAAG AAAAAAATGGGTACACTATCTGACCAGCAGATGGCACTATCAAAGGGTCAGAACCCTCTACCCATCTACACAGCCCTCAACATGAAGAATGGCAAGACAGGAAGTGTCATAGAGACTG AATGGTGTGAGTTCACCCCATATGAGGTTGGATTTACCAAGTATGGCGCCTTTATACCTGCACAAAACTTTGGGAGTGAATATTACCTCGGCCGCATGGTCAAGAAACTCCCTGAAATTGGGATATACTCTCTTTTGG gGATATGGAGCAGTGTTTTCTCTCTGAGTCTGACTCAGCTTTGGAGTATTGTGACTGGAGTGGTCCCATCTTGGGCCAGCAAGATTGGGGAAGAAGTGAACAACACAG ACACAGACAACAAACCAACAACGTCAGACACGCTTCAAGTCAGCCCTATGACTGACATGGCAAAAAAGCTGAGCAACTTTTTGACCAGCCGTCCTGTTATTAGCCAAGCGTTCAACTTCCTGAGAGGCTTCAGCCTGCACAGGAACTACTGTGAGAACTGTGACTTCACCGCACACAAGG ACACACACCCAGACGCCTTCCCGAACTCTCTGACACCAGCAGATGCCACACTTGGCTTGGTGGACTCTGCTTTTGTCCTCAAGTCAGGATTCCCTCCTGTGTTACGGAGTAACAGACATGCGGACATCATTCTGTCCCTGAATTACGCTTGGGACTCAGACCATTTCAAG GCCATTAAGCAAATTCAGGAGTACTGTGCTGATCGGAAGATTCCATTTCCAAAGATCGATTACAAAAAGTTGGGGTCTGAGCCAATTAGGGAAGTTTATGTGTTTGAAGATAAAGACAATCCAGATGCTCCCATAGTGCTTCACTTTCCCTTGATCAATGCCTCATTCAAACAGTTTAAAGCTCCTG GAGTGAAGAGAGAGGGTAAGGCGGAGATGAAAGAAGGAGATATTAATATTGACTTTAGTACGTTCTGTCAATTTGCCACTCATAACCTTACCTACCAGCCTAAAGATTTCCAGAAGCTGGCCAACCTCACCACCTACAACATTCTCAACAACAaagacatcattttaaacacgcTGAACGAAGTGCTTAAGAGAAACACAGAGAAAACTCCTGTTACAAAGTCATCCAAAATTTGA